In Takifugu rubripes chromosome 18, fTakRub1.2, whole genome shotgun sequence, the DNA window TCACGGCTGCCATTTTCTCTCACCGGCAACCTGTGCTTCCTGTTGAACATTAGGTTTGACGAGTAGCTCgagaaatactttttttttcaatttatcTGCGAATGAAATGCTAGGACACGCTGCCAGCTGTAATCGCAGAGGATCTTCAATCAAACCGACGCCACACATTCACACTTCCTAATTCCGACCTTATGTAGACAAACAAAATGTGACGCGCGCCGCTAACTGCTCAGCGGCTAAATTACATTCAGGAAATCGGAGGCGTGTCACTGATACGGATCGATAAGCGACCTCCCATCGTGCCGTCAAGAGTCGAGTGTGATGAGAGGGAGGACGACTTGTCTTTGTTATGGCAAGGTGGGGAATTAGCCCACGCGCTAGAAGACGGCTAGTCATTTATTTTAGAGAGACTGGAAAGAGGCTAATGGTGGAAGAAGGGGGTTTCGCTAACGTTCTAGGGGGAGACGTCGTTCTAGGGGGAGGAACAGTGACAATACACTTTGCCGTCTCTACGCAACTTGGGCACGAAAACAGCGAATATTGTAGCCGGGAGTCGGTAACCACCCGGCAGCTACATCCTCCTGAGAAATGAAGCAATTTAAAAGCACTACGCAGAAAATGCGATATTCATGATTTGGATTCCAGGAGCAGCCGAGCCAAGCCAGCCTCGTCATAACCGAGCAGACGTGATTCCCATTCAGACccgcgggggaggggaggggaggggagggagaagacCCTTCCAATCTTTAAATAAAGTTGGCAGGAATCAAAGagatgagacagagagaagaaagaagagggcACAATGGCCTAATTAactgcagacagacggacagttTATCAGGGTTTAATAAAACTTAGGGCGGAGGACGCCAAGGTCGATACCAGGGgtcagagaaggaggagatgtAGGGAATAGTGTAGCActaaatttaaataaagctttttaaaaCTGAAGCAAAGCTCACAGTGAGGTGGAGGTGAAAGAGGACCCCAATTAGCAGTCGAGACACTTCATTATGAGGACATTGTGCCGGGAGATGAAGGACAGCGATGTTAGCATAGCGACGAGCGCGTCAGAACAGAGAGAGACGGCAGCATGGAGCCGCCCCACAGCAGGGTTactctatatttatatatacatgaGTGTGTACGCTCCAGGTAACAGTTGGATACGTTTCTACAGATGCTGCCTTCAATTAGCATCAACCACGCTGCTAGTAGGAAGTAGGGATCAAGTTAGCTTCTTCTCATCGGAAATAAAGTAAACCTGTGTTTATCTCCGTCATGTATCCATCATTATCGTCACCCTTTCGGATTCATGGGAACACAGTTACATTAATTGATGACTGTTCCCTGATTAGGTAATTAGCTTAGCTAGTGATGCTACATTTATACCTGAAGGGACCGCGAATGGAAAGAAGTAAAATAATTTAACGCAAGAACTACCAATACATGGCATGCCTTTTAACGCCGCGTGCTATCGTAGATGATCTGCTAATGATGTCGGCACACGGTGGAGCCTTTTCACTCTCTATTCCGCGCACACTCGACGTCCCATGAGCACTAAGAACCAGTCCGTTCAACGTCTGGAGGTGGGTTAAGTGGTGGAGGGCCAGGTGGCCGGTGGCTGGAGGTGAATACCAATCCGGGCTGCAGAGGTGGCACCTAAAAAACACGCCGCTGATTACAGGGAAGGCTAACAAGCTAGCAAGGAGGAGGCGGGAAAAGCGGATCTAAATTAGGTTgagatgaaaggaggagagaggaagagtcaAGGAGGGGGGAAGGAGTCAGCGGAGGTGCAGCTGAAAAATCGTGACTGTGAAGAGAAGCGGGAGGTTCAGGCGGCAGAAAGTTGAATCCAGAAGCGTCGGCGAGATTGCTGACGGCTCCCCGTTAGCATCATCACACGCCTCTAAGAACACGCCGAGTGACGGGGGTCGCGGGTTCCTCCCAGAGCAGaatccaactttttttttttaaccgcgTCTCTTTTCTGAAGCCTCGATTTGCATTCTCCCAATTAAGCCGCCGCCGCAGTCCAGGAATCCAGGGAGCCGACGAGGTTCTGCTTTCATTCGCAGCTCCGGATGGAGATTTTCTGCCGCATTCAAATCAACAGAAAAGTTTTGGAACTCCGTTATGATCACTGTTCACTCGCTTCGCTAATTAGCATGAGAATATATGCGTGTAATTATCCCCAGCCTCCTGACACCTCGCATGAATTATGGATGTTGTACATTTCCCTCTCATTTCTGCGCGATAAATAAGGACGACGCGGCGCTAACGCTGCTGCTAACAGCGAAGCTAAGGTCAAAGTGTTAGCATTCCTGTTGAGCAGGTCTCATAAAAAAGCATATTCGCCTCAAAACAGCCGCCAGATATTGTAGTTTAAAGGTCATATTGGACCGTCTTGTTATTAAGTTTGCAGCCCCCCAGAGCTATAATCTGCCCGGGATCAATGGAAGACAATAACAGCACCAGCCCGCACACAGGACCCGTCATTCTTTTTCAGAAGAGATCACCCGTCCACacttctctctcctctgcaATAAGACGCGCTGCAGGCTGCTGATTGGTCCGGAGCAACGCCAcatctccctccttccttccataATCTGTAATCCCAGAGCTCCCAGATTTTGCTgcgttttctcttttttcttcagCAGTCTGGCCTGGATGCTGTGGGTGATTTGGGAAGATTTTCCCCTCACATCACCGTCTTCTGTCTTATTAGTTACCTGTCCACGACTAACCGCTAACATGTCCTAGCGCGTGCTAACTCAGTTCCATCTACATGCTAAACAAACTATTTGTATTATGGGACTATTTGttttaaacagcagcaaagaaaagcCTCTCCAACAAGCTCTGTTTATGGTTTTATGCATGAACTCTTTAGGAATTATACCTTAATGGCCTGATGTATCAATCTGGATTAAAAGAGACGAGGCGAGCGCGGCTGAGGGGAGCAGATGGAGCTGGGTTGTGCCGTTTGGCCGCAGCTCATGTGACCTTGACGGCCAGGAGCACATTTGGGGCGGTTTGACCGTAAACAGCTTGTTCACAGCGTAGATTTGTATCTTTTCCCTAAGTGGGAATCAAAGAAGGTCGGAACCAAAGCGttggtgtccccccccccccggtccgtAAAGGCTCGGCGTGCAGCCGAGGGTCCTGCGAGAGGAGCGCAACTTCTTAAAGATCTCTGAAGGACAAAGCAGCGGTGATGTGCTAGCAGGCGGAGGGAGCTCACTTTCATGCTAAATCCTTTGATTTCATCCTGTCAAGATGAAAGCGTTTGAGGGGAAGTCCAATATTTCTGATGCTTTTCGGGCCGAAATGTGTGAGTAGCTATACTtaaggtggggagggggggggggcagataacCACTGAGGAGCTTATGAGAGGGGGCCGGGGGCTTCTGAACGTGCCAATATCCCActaaaaatctaaaatatgTATTTCAAACATCGATATCCGTAAACCTCGGGTCTGGTTCAGCAGGAGAGCTGAGCTGCTGACACGGCAACACAGGCGGGGCTGGAAATTCAGGAGAAGGACCACAATTCTCCAACAGTTGTGAGCTGTTGTGTTGCCTTTCCGACTGTACCGTCTCTGAACTCCACCCTGGAAAATGTCACATTGTTTTCTGGTCAAACACGCTGGCTATATTTAGACGTGGGGGATTTGCCAGAGCACACAGCAAAAATGCTCCTATTGGGGTCACTGGATGCACCGTGTGGCCCTCAGAGACAAGCAAACGCTGATGTTGTGGGTTTAaatgaatgattaaaaatggGATTTGGGGGAAATGTGGGGGCTGAAATCGGCAGTAAAGATACTCACTCGGCTTTTCTGGCCAATCCCACAGAGCGGCAGAGCGTGGTGGGAGTCTGCGGAACCAGGGACTTGCAGCAGGGGCTCCTCTTGCTCTCCTCCGCGGATTCCGGGCTGGTTTTGCTGCCTCTGGGTGACTGGGGCGATGTGgggaccagctgcagctgctggggatGATGGGAGGACGGTGGAGTCGGAGTCTGGTGCtgatgaggctgctgctgcggcggctgctgcggcggcggcggaggtgGCGGCTGCTGCGCCTGCTGGCCCAGATGAGCGGAAGCTTTGTTGCTTCCCgggtggtgatggaggtgggCAGGCGCCTGGGGACTGGCGCTGCGGTGAgtctggtggtgctggtgctggtgcggGTGGTGGTGTTGAGCGGGCTGCTGGACGTAGTGGTGGGGCTCCCGGAGCTGGCGGTTCTCCCCGATCAGGTCCTCCACCTTGCGCTCGAGTTCGTCGATGCGCTGCCGCTGCGTCTGGATCAGACTCTGCTGGTTCTGGACGATGGTGGTGAGCTCCTTCAGGTAGAGAACGGCTTTCATTGGGTTATCCAGCAGGCTCTCCATTTCAAGCTGTCGCTGCGGCCGTGTGCGCGGCTCTGATGCCTTCGTTTCCGGCGCTGCAAATCGTCGACGGGACCTCGGGACCGTGCGTAACCGGGATGCTCTGGCGGCCGTCTGACGCCTCGATGCTCTGCGGGGGTTGggtactctctctctcacgctctctctctctctctctctctctctctctctctctctgatgcgggggggagggggtgcacATCATTGGCACGGACGCGTAGTGGAAACCGTGACGTCAGCGCGCAGTGCACCGAATGAAGACGGTTTTGCCCTCAATTGCAAGCCAGCAACATTCGTCCTGTCTTGTTTAGAACTACGAGCTGACGCACCTGCTTCTTTTTCACggttgtttgtctgttttggtGCGATTGGTGAAATGTTGGAGGGGCTGCTGTTGCGGGATTTTGGAATTCTTCGCTAGAATATCCTTTGCAGGTCTTTGAACGCATCAGGACAGGGCCGGGGAGTCGCCAGTGCCTGAAAATAAGTCACGGCGCGAATGTTTTAGATCCAATAAAGACCAAATTAAACCCCACTCTCTAATCATCTTGAGGGTTCCTGTGTGTGAAGGTGGGGGTCTGTTTTATGCATAAATCCCTGCACAGGCGCTAAAACAAAGACCTGCAGGAGCGATTGCAGCAGTGACTTTGGTCTGTTGCTTATTAGGGAACAACTCTGAGGTACAAACCACCTTTAACACCAATTGCCTCACAGAGGAGACGTGAGCGGGTTACACTGATCTGAGGGGACAAGGACGGGACAGCGAGTGTGAGACGAATGAGAAGGCTTTTACCTCAGATGACCTCCGGCGACAAATCTCTCCATAAAACAAGGGGAAACTGATTTCGGCTGCaatgaaatgtaaagaaaaaacgAGGAAATTCTAATATTGTGTTATGTTCTCGCACTTTCCCATGTTTTGACCAAACTGCTCAGGTTTAGACACCAGCAGGAGTCCTCATCTGGCCACCTTCTCCCCCGGTAAATGTGTTATTCGGACAGATTTGGACAGATCTTCTCTCCTCTTGCTGCACCTTCACAAAAGAGCATCAATACAGAAGGACCCGGCTTTCAGGCTTTGTTGAAAAGCTGAAATTGTGCTGTCTGCCATTATTGTTTTGCTGTCCAACGCGGTAGGAGTGCAATTTTGCAAAATCGTCCTTTTTCCAACTTTCCTGAAATGCGAAGCTTTTATTGTTTCTCTTCCCAAAAAAAGCTTTGCAGAAAACGTGTTTCTGTGGTGCTCCATACAAAATCGGTGTAAGAGCGCGGAATGTTTGCACAGCAAACTGCTCCCTGTCTAGTTGGCAACATGGGGTGTAGTTGCGATTCGCGACCTGTAGGTGGAGCACTTGGTGTGAATTtcttgctttaaaataaaaaaaaatgtcgtGCACGTTAATTTATGTGCGTGTTTTTTCTGAGTTTCCCTGCATCGCAAACCCTCATTTAATTTCATCTTTAAAAAGCTACAGCGGAAACAACAGAACTAATAAAGCGTCAGGATCTGTTGTCgttattatttattgatttctcCGAGGCTGAGAATAAAAGAGGTTCTTCAAAGAGGTTCCAGGCTTGAGGTTTCAGTCATTCTTTCTGCATCCACTTAAAAAAAGCCTTTATTTCCAACCATTAGTGTGGATTTTTCAAAAACTATATATCCGAAAAGACCTTTTAAAGAACTGGAAGCTGATTAATCACAGATCGGGCCTTTGATGTCACATCCTGGACCGGACACGCAGACATTCGCTTCATCAGCAGATATCAGAACCTTCAATCGACGTAAGAGCAGAATTACAACCGTCACAGCTGGCTGGACTCAGGGGAGCATCttgttgacctctgaccagGTTTTGGATCCATAAACCCATACCCATCCGcccacccacccccctccccctccatcagGGGATCAATAGTGAGGAAGGCTGCGTGAGTGCATGGAGCTCTGGGATCCTCTGTTGGGATCCTCCACTCGGGTGAGCTGACAAGGTCAAACCGGCTGCAAATCAAGACTGGAGCTGATGAAAGAGCGGCGAAACGGCCCGAGTGCGTGAGAAAGGTGTAAGAGTGGCACTAAATGCACcatctgaagggggggggggtcacgttGGACTCTGATGAAACACATCAAAACTACCATCAACTACCACAACCTCACAGCTGACAGCCATGCTATTTTTGGATTCAAGGATTCTTATTACCCCTTAGCATGCTAATCGTTAGCATCATTAGCAAATGAGCCAGACGGGCAAGTTCACCGAATTTGTATTGCGATGAAGTTCTAGGCTGCCTACATTTTAAATCTGAACTTTTAATCACGTTTATGGCTCTGGACAACCTGCGCGGGCGTCGAGCGCCGCCATGTGGTCGCCGCGGGGTGGTGCAGTGTTCTGGTTCCGAGTGTCCCGGATTGGCTGCAGCATCACCGCCTGTGAATGCAACTGTAACTTAGTGGTGTTGACAGGGAGGAAGGCTGGAAAACACATCTGGGAATTCTGACCTATGCAATGAGCTTCAGTGTATATATAGATgaagagcgcacacacacacacacacacacacgtgtacactCACAGTCATAAAAGCTTGTACACCATCTCATGAGAAGCTATTGTTGGTATTAATTCCCTTCTCAGAATAACAACTGGATGAACCGGAGCATGTGGCCcagcgtgtgtgcacgtgtgcgcctGGGATCCTAGCTGAACCAGAGCTGaaacaggaccccccccccacacacacacacatacacgcacacacacacacacacacacacacacacacacacacacacacacacacactaccccCCAACCCTCATCTTTTGTCCCTCCGGACCGTTAATTTGCCAGAAGGGTCGTGCAGATTCCCCTGACGCTTTACAACCCCGCAGGTATGTAACCTTATGCTTCTTTCTTcactagcccccccccccccccccccaaaaagccaAAGTGCATCCCAGACTGAAGCGCCGCGTTTATTCAGATCCGTTCGAATTTGCTAAATGCAGCGTGACAAAACAAAAAGATGGCATTCGTTTAAAAAATGGGTGTTTGCGTCCAACGCTTTCAGAACCAGGGGGGCCTCACTGCCCGGCGCCGCCTGTGTCGAACATCTTCTTGCGGCCCTCCATGCCTGACATGGCCTCCACGTTCTTCCGCCAGTCGCCCACCTCAGAGGTGAgaacctgaggaagaggaggagacgagTCAGGAAAAGGCTGGAGTGGACCTAcatggggcggggggggggggggggggggggctcggtACCTTGTCCTGCTTGACGTCCTCCTTCTTCACAGACTTGAGGTTGGCCCTCAGGTCCATGGAGCCTTTGTGCTTGGAGCCCAGGAGGGCCCTCATCATCTCATCCGCGGACACCCTCACCTTCCTCAGGGCCGGCTTCTTGAACTTGCCTCCTAAATCCTGGATTTTTAGCTTCAGTTCATGGATctgacgttaaaaaaaaaaaaagaaaccccacAGTGAAACGCGTGTGCTAACATCGGGAACTTCAGCCGCCTTTGAGGGTCCACCTACGTCATTGTTGTGCTTCTTCACTTTGGACTCGCAGTCGTACCGCTCCTCGTCCACCACCTCGATCTTGGAGTGGAGCTGCTTGCACAGGTTCTGAGGAGAAGTGAGCGGAGACGGAGTCAAGGCTGCTCTCATCGACCCCCCTCGCCCTGTGGCTCTACCTGAAGGTCCTCCATCGCCATCCCTGACACCTGCAGCGGGGGGATCTTATCCCCAAGGTAGcgcaccttctcctcctcccgctcctgcttctcctgctccaaATCCTCGCAGGCTTTCGTCAGGAGGAGCTTCTGCTCGGGAGGAACACGCAGCGGAAAATGCTCAGAAAACACGTCCGTTCGACCTCAGCGGGACTTTAAGGAGCCATCAACAGGCTCCTACTCATCTCTCACCTTGAGGGAAAGCTTGCGAGAAGCCGTAATCTTCGACTTTGGCTGTTGAAAGAAAAGTCAGAGCTGCAGTTTGGGGGCTCTCGCATTTTCTAAATCGGACCATTGTAGCGTCTAATGTCTGAAACACCGCGCAGGAGACAGATTGTCGCGGCTCACATGGCGATAAGGCTTTATTATTAGGATGGAGTCAAGAGGAAAAGCTCTCCGGGATGCTGATAACGCCCCTGACAGATGAGCGGTGCCAGGTCTCTGACATGTGCGGAAGGTCGGCGGGCCCCTCCCTCTCCGTGCACGGAGGATTAACGCTGGACTCACCTTTTCACCCTTGTTCATGTTTCCGGATCTGTCAGCCTCCTGAAACCCCAAACGGAGACAAATGAGCCCCAACACAGACCATTCTACTAGATTTCACTCTTTGTTTCTCCTCGGTCTCGCTGCCCTCGTAAAAGAGGATTTAGCAACAAACCCATGAGGGAAAATAGGTCGAGGGGTGTAAAGAAGCATGCGAAAACAGGCAAACTGAGTCTAAAGTCCAGGACTTAATGAGAAAGATTCTCCTGAATACTCTCGGAGCTGATCTTCTCCTCCCAACGCTCATCCCTAAGAACCTCTCTTTATCCTTTGTACACGTCTGACCACCAAAATCGATGCTAAAAGACCATTAATGCTGAGATAAACACCTCCTACCTGCCAGCGAATGTCTCCTGAGCGACCGATGAGGACTATGAGCAGCGCCGCGACGCGTGGAGGGAGCATATAACGCCCGGCCCCAGGAATGTGCTGGCATGGGACCAGGCATTAAATATCTCCTCCCCGATACGGTGGACAGCCGCTGAGGGcaataataaataatgaggCATCATTCTAATAGCGTCTCAGGAGAGATCCCACCTCCTCCCTTAAAGGTTGAGATGAAAACATTatcaaataataaagaaaaaaacctgtttgTCATCATAATTGTTGGCATTTTTAAGCCGCAGAACATGTTTGATGCCCTCTAGTGGTTTGCTGAGGTACTGAAATAGCCCCAGCCTCCTCCGAAAGAGGTCAGATTGTCCTGCAGACAGCCACGAGGGGGTGATAGAGATACTTTTATCTttctttgggggaaaaaaatcacctgTGTTTAGTTTTAATGTGAAAATATGTCTACGCTGCCTCTGCATTTGATCAAGCTAACATCGGGCACGTTGGTGGATTAAAGGTCAGCGCCGCGTCCCGACCCCATTCTTGTCCGGCTACACAGGCGTTTTGCTCTTACATCTGCTGTCAACAATTTCTTGACCTCAGTGAATCAAGATTTCCGAGCATGCGTGCTAATCTCCCCCTGAGCCCTGACACCGACACTGCAAATCACTTAAACCCCTGCAGCATCGGGTTCTTCTTTCCAGCGGCTCATGAGACGCCGGGCCGCGGCCAGTTCAGACGCCGGAGGCGTTTTTGGTGAATCCAGAATTAACCACAAGGACACTCTCAGCGTGGAGGTCTGCGGAGATTTTCCTTGAGTTATTAAAAGCCTTAAAACCCTGGAAAACTGTCAAATGTGACTATAAAAGATGTGATTAGCTGAGCCAAATAATTGCTGCTCCTTCCTGCAGTCGTCTTCCTGCCTCAAAACAACAGCCTGGCTATAAAAGAAGATGTGGGGGCAACAAATGTTgtgccatctttttttttaaatctttttttttttttttaccccgtCATCCTCAGCAGGTGGGGCAGCTATTTCTGATGTAACCTGAAGCCtgttctgcagacacacacacatgcacacgggaataaaataaaacagaagccTTGGTATGGCTGTGCCCGTGATGCGCTTTGTTCTACCACCGCTGGCATGAGGGTGATGGATCCACGTGGATCCAAACAATCCGACGTTCTCTTACGGTTTCTTGTTTACCTAACCTCCGGGTCTTCTTCAGATGGTTGTTGTGGACAGACAAGCAGCTGATTCATAAGTGGTCAAGTGACCGAGGATGGCATCCCTCTGACCGCTGGCACAGCCTCGATGCTGGCTTCCAAGTTTTCCATTAAATAAAGCACTTGTCTCTATAGGAGAGAAAGCAGCTGTGCAAGGGACTGGGGAGACCTGtgtatatttgatgtttttgcgTGTGAAATTCGAGTTTGCGCTTCAAAAGTCTGTACACAACAAATGCTTTGTGCATTTTATTGCCAACAGTAATGTTTAAATGGACAAACGGCCTTTTCCTGCAATCATTTAAAGTCTTCTGGTAATAAAGCAGAGCTTTAACACAAATGTGTCAGTTTGTTTAATCAGAAGTGGAGCCGGTCAAAGTTGGTAGTTCGCATTATGTCCACCAGAGGGCGGCAGAGTATTTCTAATGAGTCTTTCTACTTTCTACTGAGTTCTGCTGTTTAATGGAAAGAAAACATCGTTTCGGGTCTACATTTTTGTGTtgtctatatatatctatacgTGTGCGTGTTGAATGGTGGCGTGTTGTACATGCAATTTACAGAAATTATGATGGTGCAACGTTACTCTTTCTTGCGAGGTTCGCTTTgaatccagcagggggcagtaaacaCTCGTTCAGGTGCTGCTCTTCAAGAAAGGTGACTTGGAACACGTGATTTTCACAATGACACTtagtttattttattgttttcatcaAACCCTTGAACCATCAGTAGTCTCATGTTATGATCCATACCCAGTCCTTCCAACAAGTTTCCTCAAAAGTAGATGATCAACTGCTTTAGGACACAAAGGAAACAATGTTGGCTTTGCTTGATGGAGACGTTGTGACTCTGTTATAATGACTATTTGTATattttgtttatatttattttcttcagaAGTCATAAAAATCTAGATGTAACCTtaaactattttatttttacgcttttattttgaactTCCTTTTCCGTCCTAGCCGGTATCAATCATTGACAACTTGACGGAAGCACCAGCTGCACTTTGGAGGGGGGCGTTGACAGGACGCGGGCGGGTGTCTGGTGCCtttcacctgcagccacagactTCTGCAGGAGGCCTTGGAGAGACGAAGGTGACCTGGTAGGGCGCGGGGTCCGAAGAGAAGGGGGCTCGTGATTCCTCCAAATGCGCGGTGAAGCCATCCAACAGTTTGGCTGAAGCAGCCACTCGATTTCCACTTGCTCTGAGTA includes these proteins:
- the LOC101065088 gene encoding troponin I, slow skeletal muscle-like, giving the protein MLPPRVAALLIVLIGRSGDIRWQEADRSGNMNKGEKPKSKITASRKLSLKKLLLTKACEDLEQEKQEREEEKVRYLGDKIPPLQVSGMAMEDLQNLCKQLHSKIEVVDEERYDCESKVKKHNNDIHELKLKIQDLGGKFKKPALRKVRVSADEMMRALLGSKHKGSMDLRANLKSVKKEDVKQDKVLTSEVGDWRKNVEAMSGMEGRKKMFDTGGAGQ